Within Schumannella luteola, the genomic segment GGGAGCACCCCGGATGCGCTGGGGCGCCCGCGCAGCCAGTCGGCCACCTCGATCGCCCAGTAGGTGAGCAGCCCCTCGGCGCCCGCACGACGCAGGCCGACGAGGCTCTCGAGGATCGCGCGCTCGCGGTCGATCCAGCCGTTCGCGGCGGCGGCCTCGATCATCGCGTACTCGCCGCTGACCTGGTACGCCCAGACCGGAACCGGGGATGCCGCGGCCGTGTCGGCCAGCACATCCAGGTACGACATCGCGGGCTTGACCATGACGATGTCGGCGCCCTCCTCCACGTCGAGCAGCGTCTCGCGCAGGCCCTCGCGGCGGTTGGCGGGATCGAGCTGATACGTGCGGCGGTCGCCCTGCAGCGACGACTGCACCGCCTCGCGGAACGGGCCGTAGAACGCCGAGGCGTACTTGGCCGTGTAGGCGAGCAGGGCGACGTCATCGCGGCCGGCGGCGTCGAGGGCGCCGCGCGCGGCGGCGACCTGGCCGTCCATCATCGCGCTGAGGCCCAGCATCTGCGACCCGGACTCGGCCTGGGCGATCGCCATGTCGCGGTAGCGCTCGAGGCTGGCGTCGTTGTCGACGCGACCCTCGGCATCCAGCACGCCGCAGTGGCCGTGATCGGTGAACTCGTCGAGGCAGAGGTCGGTCTGCACGACGAGCGCGTCGCCGGCCTCGGCGACCGCGAGTCGGGTCGCGACGTTGAGGATGCCGTCGGGGTCGGTCGCGCCGGAGCCCTCGGCATCCTTGTGCTCGGGGATGCCGAAGAGCATGACGCCGCCGATGCCGGCCTCGGCCGCGCGGCCGATCTCGGCGCGCAGCGAGTCGAGGCTGTGCTGCACGACGCCGGGCATCGAGCTGATCGGCTTCGGCTCGGTCAGCCCCTCGCCGACGAACAGCGGCAGGGTCAGCTGCGCCGGGTGCAGGCGGGCCTCGGCCGTCGCGCGGCGCAGGGCGGGGGTGGCGCGCAGGCGCCGAGGGCGCACGCGCGGGAAGGCGGGCTCGGTCATCCGTTCTCCGCGTAGTCGAGAAGGGCGTCGATGAGCGAGCGGGCGCTGCGCTCCTCGGCGATGATATGCACCGGCAGGCCGGCGGCGCGGGCGTCGAACGCCGTGCGCGGGCCGATGCAGGCGACGATGACGCTGTCAGGCAGCGGGGTCAGCTGCTCGGCCACCTGGCGGGCGACCGAGCCGGAGCTCACGAGCACGGCCTGGATGCCGCCCGCGGCGACCTCCTGCTTGACCGCATCCGCGACCGGGATGCCGACCGTGCGGTAGGCGCTGACGAATTCGACCGCGAAGCCCAGCTTCG encodes:
- the hemB gene encoding porphobilinogen synthase, yielding MTEPAFPRVRPRRLRATPALRRATAEARLHPAQLTLPLFVGEGLTEPKPISSMPGVVQHSLDSLRAEIGRAAEAGIGGVMLFGIPEHKDAEGSGATDPDGILNVATRLAVAEAGDALVVQTDLCLDEFTDHGHCGVLDAEGRVDNDASLERYRDMAIAQAESGSQMLGLSAMMDGQVAAARGALDAAGRDDVALLAYTAKYASAFYGPFREAVQSSLQGDRRTYQLDPANRREGLRETLLDVEEGADIVMVKPAMSYLDVLADTAAASPVPVWAYQVSGEYAMIEAAAANGWIDRERAILESLVGLRRAGAEGLLTYWAIEVADWLRGRPSASGVLPVGAY